From Syngnathoides biaculeatus isolate LvHL_M chromosome 12, ASM1980259v1, whole genome shotgun sequence:
ATGGCTTGTTGGTGACAAAATATTAACGGCGAGTCTGGGGCACCAAGTTAGCCGGTGGGATCACACACGCAGGGAGAATAAGGGGATTCAGAGTGGGGTCTTGCCTTAAAAGGCAGAATCCTGAAGCCTGCTGTCCTTAACGGAAGGAATGTACTCCTCTGACCTGAACGCTTGACATGTGCATAAACTCCATGTTTTACTGCAGTATTACAGGTAAAAACACCCCAACTGTAACATATTTAGCAGAAAAGATCATTATGTTAGAAATTCATCATGGAAAACGTCGAGgttgaaacaatgcaaaatataaTCAACAACCTATTCATGCAGCAAAAAAATGCTGGGGGTCCATAATTAGTTTAGCTAAAAAGTGTTTCCATACAAGCAACTGTTAACTTCCtcgcatatatatatttttttatttcttgtccAATAATGAAAAGAAAGTGTACGGTCACTTACCTGCCATCTCTATTATTACTTGCCAACTGTGTCACTTGTCACTATTTTTCCCTCATGTACTATCTGTAGATATTTGGTACATtaaacctacagtgaagaaaataagtatttgaacccctgctatattgcaagttctcccacttagaaatcatggaagggtctgaaattttcatcgtaggtgcatgtccactgtgagagataatcttaaaagaaaaatccagaaatcatcatgtatgatttttcaatgatttatttgtgtgatacagctgcaaatatgtatttgaacacctgtctaccagCTACTATTCTGATCATCAATGACCTCCTAGTCCGCCTATAAAGGTCCaactctactccatgtattatcctgaatcagagtCACCTGTgggaggtcgtgagctgcataaagacacctgtccacctcatacaatcagtaaaactcaaacttgtaacatggccaagaccaaagagctgtccaaatccaccagagacaaaattgtacaactccacatggctggaaaggtctatggagaaattgccaagcagcttagtgaaaaaaggtccacagcaatcattagaaaatggaagacgctaagCATGACGgttaatctcaatcggagtggagccccatgcaagatatcaccttgtggcatctaaatgatcctaagaaaggtgaggaatcagcccaggactacacgacaggacttggtcaatgagctgaaaagagctgggaccaccgtttccaaggtgactgttggtaatacactaagacgtcatggtttgaaatcatgtatggcacggaaggttcccctgcataaaccagcacatgtcgagGCCCGTCTTTagtctgccaatgaccatttggatgatacagaggagtcatgggagaatgttttgtggtcagatgagaccaaaattgaactttttggtcataattccactcaccgtgtttggaggaagacgaattatgagttccatcccaagaactccatccctactgtgaagcatggtggtagtAGCAttgtgctttgggggtgtttttctgcacatgggacaggacgactgcacttcATTAAGTTGAGGATGACctcggccatgtattgtgagattttggggaacaacctctttccctcagtcagagcattgacgatgggtcgtggctgggtctttcaacatgaaaatgacccgaagcacacagccaggaaaaaacaaggagtggctccgtaagaagcatatcaaggttctggtgtggcctagttagtcaccagacctaaacccaatagaaaatctttggagggagctgaaactccatgtttctcagcgacagccgagaaacctgcctgatctagagaagatctgtgtggaggagtgggccaaaatccctcctgcagtgcatgcaaacctggtgacaactacaggaaatgtttgatctctgtatttgcaaacaaaggctactgtaccaaatattaacattggttttctcaggtgttcaatcacttatttgtagctgtatcacacaagtaaattgttgaaaaaaaaaaatcatacattgtgatttctggacttttcttttaaaattatctctcacacagtggacatgcacctacgatgaaaattcctgacccctccatgatttctaagtgagagaaattgcaatatagcaaggtgtacaaatatttattttcttcacagtaaataaataatgatagTCAGTCAGTGAAGGAAGGTAATAAGAATAATATTAATGAAAATTGTATAAATATGTTTAGAGAAAAGTGTGCTATATTAGTTTGCTGTGTCTTTatgaaatatattatatatttctgggatgaaaatcagtatgtttaggaaaaatattttgtaatgtaaaataacTTAGTAAGGATTTTGCATTTCCTAGTTTTTCAATAAGTGTCCTATTAAAGGTTAGAGAATACAGAAATAAAGGTCTGGGGTCTTCGCTGTCTTGGAAAAACCAGCGTTGTGTTGATGCGGGATTTTCACACACAATCATTAGTTCGGTTAATTAGAGATGGTTAATTATGTAGTAGGCACTTTGACTAAATGTCTACCCCTATGATCCCTAGGGTGTGTGCTCCTGTCACTTGATCATAGAGATTGGAGTGTTCAGGCCTGCTGTTATTTTGTATGTCAATGCAAAGTGTATTTTATGGTACCAACCAATACTGTATAACCAATATTGTACAGTGTTTTTGGTTCACTGAGTGAGATCATGCAAGAGTATGAAGCCCTCACCCACAGCCGAATATTTTAGCAGAAATAATCACCGAAGCCACGTCACAACAATTGTAAAAATACAGGAGTCAGCCTTGTGATTGACTACTTATTTGATTTGATGTCACCAGGGGTTGTGAGCGCCAACTCTGAGCTACGCTGTCTAAAATGTTGGACAGGCACATTATTCCTGTTCTGTTGACCTTGCAATGTCTCCTTGTTAATTATAGGATTCAGTGTAAAATGGAACAGTCAATCACAGAGCCCATACGTGGTggatttgttgttattttattatttttttaaagtccctGTGGTCAGCTGACTGCCTCTTACACTTACTCTTGCTCACACGGAATTTAATACAAAAGTTGACGGAATCTTGTCACCAAAGTGTGTAATCCACTTCCTATTGAGCTCAGAGCTTCCTCTTAAGTggacatcttaaaaaaaaatgagttgaaCCGAACTCATTGTCGTATTTTGAATTTACATAATACGTTTGATTGTAAGCGACTAAGGGTAAAGGTACATTTTTCAGATGTTTATTCAATATACTCTATTCATTTTTTCCAGATAAAATAAACTTCACCTtgaagggttgaaagcatgtgcaATGTGTTACAATAATTTAGTACTATATTGTTGAGACTTTTTCTCTGCTCCAAAATGTGCACTCACTCACTAATCCCCACTACCcaccatccatctatccgttttctgagtcgcttatcctcaagagcgtcgtgggagtgctgccaaacccagctgtcatcgggcaggaggtgggggtacaccctgaattggttgccagccaaccacagggcacatgaagacagacaacaatctcactcacaatcacacctcagggcaatttagagtctgaaagtttttggaatgtgggaggaaactccagtgcttggctggcaaccagttcaggctggaccctgccccctgcccgatgagaACAGAGATTGGCCCCAGTTCTcctgcaaccctggtgaggataagtggctcagaaaatggatggatgaatataaagTGGAAACCTGCATTGGGAGTGGGGAGTAGTGAGTGAGTGCACATTTTGGAGCACAGAAAAGGTCTCAAAAATATAGTACTAAATTGTTCTCACTCATtgcacatgctttcaacccttcaAGATGAAGTTTATTTTATCTCAGAAAATCAATTCAACAATATAGCCACGTCTGCAAGATGAACGAATGTCTCATTTCTTGACCATTGTGGACCCTGATTTCACATACTTTGCcatttttgcattcattcatcaattgTCATACttaacaagactttttttttgtttggttcaacttgaaaacatatttttagaCACGCTGTTTTTAGGCAGTAGGACTAGATTGCTGTGAGTCTATTTATTTGtattcctttttgttttctttgatttatgttttttctttccttcctacCTTGCTTACACCTACTTACTGACTTACAACAACATGCAGGTCCTCTTGAAGTGGGGTATGGGGGACGCATAATGACAAGATGCTTAAGAGCACCTCTACAGTTGCCAGGAACAAGACTAGCATCTCAACAATAActatatccatccgtccattcattcattttctttgccgcggcgagtgctggaacctatcccagctgtcaatgggccagaggtgaggtacaccctgaaatggttgccagccaatcgcagggcacatagagacaaacagccgcagttacaatcacacctaggggtaatttaatttgtccaattaatgttgcatgtttttttctggatgtgggaggaaactggagtgcccggagaaacccacgcaagcatggggaggacatgcaaactccacactggcagggccAGGAGTGaacaatttaccagctgatccaccgtgccgccccaacaACTATATaattgccatttttaaaattttgtcctCCAGCTCCAAAGCTCAAGTCCTTCCAGATGACCTACTGCCACCCCAGTTTCAAAGCAATAGAACTATTTTGCTGCCAACAAAGTAGAATGTAAATCTAAAtttagttctttttttgttgcaccAGCTACACTAATTATAGGAAAGGCATGCATCTGTCAATAGATGCCCCTCCCATGCATCCGCAATGACCTGACCGCATTACTGGATTCAAGGAGGTGACAGCAGTCAAGTCGTCTCATTAGAGTGACAGGGATGCTGTTGTTTACCCACCAGATCAAAAGATGTCACATGATGTCACCTAACATCTATAAGGGGAGACAGTCCCTAAGATCAGCGCCAGTCCTTCTGCATGGCATTGAAGGAATTCAGAGACAGCTGCTTGGAGGGAATGCAGCAAAGAGCAAATGTCTGAATTCAGGTCCTCCTATTGGTGACTACAGACCCCTTAGGGCAACATGGTGTGCTGTTGCTGCACTCCACTGGGGGCATATGaactgtgatttctttttttccctttttaattaGATTCATGCTGtttttgaaagacaaccataAGTTGCACAACACTGCTGTAGAAGGCGTTCATATAACAAGCATAGATGGATGTGAAACTCTTTAGAGCTTAGTCACATTCTTCCTGTACTGGAATAAAAATGAAGAGCTATGCATAATTTATGCATTGTGACATTTTCTTGTCCATGGGACAAACTTTAGCACACACAACAGTGTCTCGGAGCATCAATCCAGTATTAGTCATGTTGTTGGCAAGACGGTTTCTAGTCACTGATTGAGAGATGTTAATAATACAGTACTAGGCAAATACTCTGTGTACATGTTTACCGGCTCATTCCgatgacaaaatacaaaagtattATCACAATTATGCCTTGAAAAAGATCATTTATTTCAATCAGATCATAGTGGATGGTGAAAGTGGACCACATATAATGGCTGATGAGTGTTTACTGGACCTGTATAGTATAGTATTCTGAATTGggaaaagtttagaaaacaatAGTCATGAAAAATAACAAACTAAAGCTAATTACATCTATAACATCTTTACAGTGAgtttaatattaatataatactCTCCCCATTGCCTTCAGATTTCAATAAAATGCGACCTCCCACCGTGTATTTAGACTATCGTGTGTTTGTCTCAACTTGCAGGGCACCTTGGCTAAATGCATCTGGGTTTTGTCACAAAGGTATTTCAATGCTTCAGAGGTGACAGTGCTGTGTTTAGCTGTCGTCCTCGCCCCTACACAGCGCTCACGTGCTGAAGATACAAACCAAACTCTCTATGGTTACTGTCAGACAAACAGCAGTCAACAGTGGAGCAAGCCCAAGCTACCCAGCCAGGACAAACGCCGTACTGTATAAGCTTACTTGCGTCTGCACTGCCTCAACTCTTACTCACCCTCTTTTTATTCAGCCCTGAGAAGGACCTCACTTTCAAAATCCCtccttttgttgtcttttgaaAGGGATCTCCAGACAGACTCTGCTCATTCAGCAAATATCTAGAACACTTAAGTCTTTCTATCTTTCCGGGAATCCTTAAATAAATTTCCCCGGCATAAGTCTTGTCGTCAGGTAGCATGGTATTTGCATTTAAATGTTGAGTATGCAATCCATCAACAATGACTCTTTCTGTCCAGCAAGCAATGGAAAAATGTCGCAGTGGACTTAAGAAATTAGCTATCAATATTTCAGCAGGAATATGAGGAATATGGATGacttgttagcacatctgcctcacagttctgcaggaaccgggttcaaatcccagccctgccagtgtggggtttgcatgttctccccatgcctgtgcgggttttctccaggtactacgGTTgtcttccacatccccaaaacatgcgtggtaggctaattgaagacttaatttcccataggtgtgaacgtgtgcacaaatggttgtttctatgtgccctgtgattggatggtgatcagtttagggtgtattCAGTTTCTTGCctaaagatggctgggataagcTAAAGcatgcctgcgaccctagtgggGAAaggtggtacagaaaatggatggctaatgAGACGTTTCATCTTCAATCATCTTCACTTTTAACAAGGTTGGGatattttattagccgcttatcctcacaatggttgcaggattgctggagcctatcccagctgtcaacgggcaggaagtagggtacacgctgaactggtactagccaatcgcagggcacatagaaacaatcaaCCATACACACTGACAttgacacctatgggcaatttaagtcctccaatcaacctaccaagaatgttttggggatgtgagagcaaactggagtggccggagaaaacccacccaggcatggggagagcaagcaaactccacacaggcgaggccggatttgaacccgggtcctcagaactgtgaggcagacactctaaccactTGTGCGCAGTTCCACtacacttttcaaaataaacaatatgATAGTTGGAACAAACTTCTTACTGGCTTCTGATTACAAAAGTAGTTGTGTGAAATTTTTGGTGTATATGTAAATAATATGAATGGCTCATATACTGGATCTACTGTATAtgccttctgagggaaaccataacgcTGGTGTGCCTCGTGTGTGCCTGTACAGTTTGCACTTCCATTGAGTGCAGATGAATAAACGAGGGACTTTCTGCCACATGTTGCGTCTCTGCTGTCTCCATTCATGGTCTTTGTGCAGGGAAACATCTTATTAAATGTTCCCCTCTCAACAGTCATTCACAGTTCAGCTCTACATGAGGGGCTCCTTCACTAACGCCTCCATGTGAAAAACAGTGCACACCTCTGTTCTAAGACTTGAGTGGAAATATTTGCTGTATGCTTTCTTTGGCTGCAGTGGCCCTTGGCCTCCACCTTATTCATCTGTGAAGTGACAACTTCACCTCAGACCAGAAAACTGAAGAACTGGATTGCTGGTTTGCTGaagaaacattaaatacaatGTGTCTATTTATGAAAGGTAATTCATTTGCTGGAAAACTCCATGGTCACCGGTAATGGTGACGTCCTTTTCTCCTGACTTAATCTTTGACTCATTTGTAAAAGCTGCAGTCTATTCCTTGATTTAAGTTAAATTAGGGGGAAAATTATACTCACATTTAAGGTCTAAATGAAGTCTTTATTGACTAAAATGAAGCACAAGGATTATTTTGTTGACGTACACTACATTTGCAGTACAAGCAGTTAGTCACAGTTTCCTATCCTCtgttgaaatgtgaaaatagcCCATTAATGTTGAATAAACAGCTATAAAACAGGGACTTGGTGTTCAGAGTCAAACATATGTCAAATATTTGTACTGGATTTCATAAAACACTGGTATTTCCTGGAATTTTGTGTCCAAAGATCTCTGGCATCTCCGCAGAAATTCTTCTGAAATGTTACACAACGCGCTACAGCGTTGTGGTGACGGCTCCTTTTGAAACCAAAGGCAGCTTGCTTGGGGTCCGTCAGGAGAAGGCTGTCATCAAGTCACTGATGCCCCATTGTCAGTGTAAAAATAGCAATTATTTTGACGGAAAAGGTTTTCATTCCTCAACCGTGGAGGTTGCTTGCCtgatcaaacatttttgtgctaACGTTGGGATTTTCCAATTTCTTCACCTGTTGTCCGCTTATGACTGATTCAGATACCTTTACTGAGCTGATTGTGGTTGTTCTGGATACTTGAATGAACCATGGGTATTTGGGTTTGCCACAAAGGCCCGGTCACTATATAAAGAGGAATTTAATTAGTAGGTCTGAGTTTTGTTGATTAGTTGCATGTGAAATATGCTTCGAAACACAAGCACAGAGGATCTAGTTTCTTCTCCACAAGCATGCAAGAAAAAATGAGAGAACATTTGAGGGCTGCCACTGAGGTGCTAGTTTGCTTCCAGACACTTCTGTAGCTGCTCTGCCCTTCCACACAGTTAATCTAACACTGTTGGGGTAAACATGTCTTTCTTGTGACCGGAGCAAAGGAAAAGCCGCATTTATCGCACAGCACTAAACAAAGTTTGCTTTTTAAGTTGTAATTGTCTTTACCACCACCATGGCTCTACATGTTGCTGACTGATAGGGTGACTAGACTTCCTCCCTCACTTGAAACAGCTGATTTATGTCTGGTCCAAGGGCACTCGTGCTCTGTGGCTGGAATGCAGAGAATGTCAAAGACCCCTCCTCTGCATGTCCCCTCCATGTGCAAACAAATGGTGCAGGCGCTTGCTGAAGACCCACCGGTGCTCCCACTGCAGGGCAAGGAGGCAGAATGTAAGGAATGTTAGAGGACAGAAAATAAATCCATTCTGTCCTTTCTGTCAGTCTCTACTTATTTCCCATCTCGGTATGTTTCCAATTTCCCTAGTATGAGTCTTGTTTTTCAACTTCTAATTGTATTCTAAATTCTAGTTGTCAGTCTGGTAGTTGTGGTGTACTCTGAAATATGCATCAATAAAGGACGCATGGTCAGACAAAactattttatttgtgttacaaTTCAAAAACACAATATGGATATTTCTCTGTCATAAAAAAGGCAAATCAATCAAGAGACAAAATCAAATAGTGCTTTGTTAAACCCACGAAAAACAAAGTGTTTAACACTCAATTGTGAAAAACACTGAGAATTGCAAGGGATAATTATATAGAATACTTATTTAGAAAATCCTGAAAATAAAAGGCACAATACTTTATCTCAGTACAACATGCATATGAACATGCCGGCATGgccaaaaagaacaagaagaagaaaaaagagaacACTCCATAGAAGCCAGAATAGTTATATGTTTTGATAATGAAAACATAGGCAGCTCTGTCCAACGCAGCTCACTCAGTCCTTTGTCTCCTCCTGACTAGAAGTTGTTCATTTGATCATTCCCTTTCTCTTCCAGGGGCCTCCCTCAGTGCAGCTCAAGGCCTGCTTTTCACTGCGGGTTGATCCATTATGTTAAGGACATCATCCAGGATGGACGGGCCCAGATCAAGTTCAAGGGAGAGCAGTGACCCCGTGATTCGGGTGAGGGACTCCTGTGATGTGCACATCTCTTTGGAAAACTCAAAGTCAAAATCACTGATGCGGCCCTCCTCCACCCCGCTGTCTCTGTCTACCCACTCTCCATTGCACTTGGAGACCTCCTGCTTGAATTCCAGGTTGATGTTGTTGCGAAAATGTCCCAAAGTATTTCTCTTGTCATTGAGACGACTGCTGTCGTTGTAATTTTGGGTCTTGTACTCCTCTTTTGCATAACTTTCAGAGCTGTCATCGCTTGTATTGCTGTGAAGGCTTCCATTAGCTTTGTAGCTGTTGTTGCTATGACCATTGATGTAATACGTAGATTTCTTCTCAATCCTGCTCTCTTTTGTCTTTGCTATGTTAGCCTTGACAGCAGCTTTAGAGTTGGGCTTTTTCATGTTCTCCAGGAGATCCAGAAGTACATCCGGTTTTGACTGGATGTCTCTAAAGGGAGGTGACGGCTTGCTACTGAAGTTGTCCATTGAATGTAACAAAGCGTCCACCTGCTGCATCTCTACATCCTCAATCGTGTCAGGGTTTACTGAGGATGTAGGACTAATGATGTCACCCAGCGGCTCTGGAGGCATGGAGAATACAGTAGAGGAGATCAGTGGTAGGGTAAGTGCCTGACAGCCACCAATAGTTGGGAGGGAGATGGCATTCTTGAGAACAGGAGACGGGGTCTCCACAAAGGAAGCATCGCCTGTACTGTTTGCTCGCAGAAACTCAGCTTGGACCCCATACTGGGTTTGGAAATCTCCCTTCCCGGGTAAGAGTTCATACTTCCCTTGGAGGAAGGACATATCTCCAAAGGCATCCCTCTCTCCACCTCGGCCGATATGAATTGTGTGCCGAAAATCGCCAAGTGGCGGACTGATCATGTCTGGTGACAAAATATCGCGCAGGCgacattttttccctttcttgctGTTGGTGGGTTTCAGGTATATGGGTGCTTTTGCTGGCATGGCTCTGACGTTCGGGCTCAGCCAATAGTAGTAGTTGCTCTACAATTTCTGGATAACAGATCCAAAAGGAGAATCTTGAGTTACATTCCCAGTTTTACGTTGTCCATGCAGGTATCACACGTCCTCCAGCAGGTGTGGCACAGTTCAGGGGACTTCAGTGAACACTGTTGTCTGAAATCAAAGACAAGAAAGAGAATgtcagcattttttgtcatctgtGAACCATCCACTgcctccattttccaagatgcttatcctcacaagggtcacgggagtactggagcctatccgagccatttatgggcaaaaggtggactacacctgAAAACGGTTGCCAGTCAATAGCAGGGCATATATcgacactgtcactgagtgaGAAACTGAACTCACGCCGCCGGCACCAAAGTCAGCCAAGTATGCGTATTACTGCACCCTAAGTGACTCATCCATGAGCGAATTTCTGATAATTTCAGATTTCTTACAGAAGCTGTTGTATGCAGAGGATTTTATAGTCTCTCAATGTTATATTTAGTAGAAAGAAACCATTAAATACTTGGCTCATTTGAATACATAAACTATCTAGTACTGCTTTGtaccaattttctttttatgtgtCTGTCTGATGTTCTTTTCTTGTACACTCTGTTCAGGGGcctgaaaagttaaaaaagcacaaatatCTTGATCTATATTTGGTgaatacattacatacattattaCACATTAGAGATAAtgataacaataaaaacatataATCAAAGAAATGTACTTTAGATGCTGAAAGAATGAATAATTATGTCATTGCTCAACTTGAATCTCAtactctcaaaaaaaaaaaaaaaaaaaaaaaaaaccagaacaGAGGAGGATGAGTACGCTTGTCTTTTCACATAAGCCTCCTTTGGTCTACACCATTGTGGATGTGCTAATGTGGAACAGCTGGCTCACAGGTTGGGAGAGGGGTGGTAAAGGGGGACTTTAATAGGATCAGTGAAGGGCACCCTGCTTTAGGGAAAACACGGCTCCGCATGCACGCACAAGATGGGCAAgagctgagaaaaaaaaccttaaaggGATTTAGGGGGATTGAAGAGAGCCATGTAATAAGGGCAATTGAATTTTAAGAAAGAAGGTGATGCAGATTGTGAAGTCTGCAGATGCAAAGAACATCAGAATCAGTTAACAATATTAAGTGGTACTAAAGTTGATGAAGTCACTGATTGTTTTCTGC
This genomic window contains:
- the cdc42ep3 gene encoding cdc42 effector protein 3 produces the protein MPAKAPIYLKPTNSKKGKKCRLRDILSPDMISPPLGDFRHTIHIGRGGERDAFGDMSFLQGKYELLPGKGDFQTQYGVQAEFLRANSTGDASFVETPSPVLKNAISLPTIGGCQALTLPLISSTVFSMPPEPLGDIISPTSSVNPDTIEDVEMQQVDALLHSMDNFSSKPSPPFRDIQSKPDVLLDLLENMKKPNSKAAVKANIAKTKESRIEKKSTYYINGHSNNSYKANGSLHSNTSDDSSESYAKEEYKTQNYNDSSRLNDKRNTLGHFRNNINLEFKQEVSKCNGEWVDRDSGVEEGRISDFDFEFSKEMCTSQESLTRITGSLLSLELDLGPSILDDVLNIMDQPAVKSRP